One region of Victivallis lenta genomic DNA includes:
- a CDS encoding mandelate racemase/muconate lactonizing enzyme family protein, giving the protein MKIEKVEFHYLADDHIRDIGDGSQDALLVHVIMDDGSDGWGECEAAPLVSIAAWCCPMSHLACKPLKMSVIGFEINTPADICMLTEKVRRNSFDLLQADHTLSGIDIALWDMLGHKYGEPVWKLLGYDRAYPKTAYASQLFGDTPQMTYEKAVQSRKAGFRAAKFGWGPFGTRTVREDIAHIDAAREGLGDDLALMVDAGTVWGNDVKRASQVLSALRKARAVWLEEPFASGALKAYAELAATPGCERLLAAGEGAHNPDMAYNLIDFGGLGFIQIDTGRIGGISSAKKVAEYAEKTGITYVNHTFTTSLALSASIQPFAGLRSSSWCEFPVESAAPSRRLTKVRIMPDADGEILLPDMPGLGCEIDLSTIERFGREVTIQYEGETLWKAR; this is encoded by the coding sequence ATGAAAATTGAGAAAGTGGAATTCCATTACCTGGCGGATGATCACATCCGCGATATCGGCGACGGCAGCCAGGATGCTCTGTTGGTGCATGTGATCATGGACGACGGCAGTGACGGATGGGGGGAATGTGAAGCCGCGCCGCTGGTCTCCATTGCGGCGTGGTGCTGCCCGATGTCCCATTTGGCGTGTAAACCGCTGAAAATGTCTGTCATCGGCTTTGAAATCAACACTCCTGCCGATATCTGCATGCTGACCGAAAAAGTCCGGCGGAACAGTTTCGATCTTCTTCAGGCCGATCATACGCTCTCAGGCATTGACATTGCCTTGTGGGATATGCTCGGACATAAATACGGAGAACCGGTCTGGAAGCTGCTGGGCTACGACAGGGCTTACCCGAAGACGGCATATGCATCACAGCTTTTCGGCGATACGCCGCAGATGACTTATGAAAAAGCCGTGCAATCCCGCAAGGCGGGGTTTCGCGCTGCAAAATTCGGCTGGGGGCCGTTCGGAACCCGGACTGTCCGGGAGGATATTGCTCACATCGATGCTGCGCGGGAAGGGCTGGGCGACGATCTTGCCCTGATGGTTGATGCCGGAACCGTCTGGGGAAATGATGTGAAGCGCGCCTCCCAGGTGCTCTCCGCATTGCGGAAGGCGCGTGCCGTCTGGTTGGAGGAACCGTTTGCTTCGGGAGCGCTGAAAGCCTATGCGGAACTCGCCGCCACTCCCGGCTGCGAAAGACTCCTTGCGGCTGGAGAGGGGGCGCATAATCCGGATATGGCGTACAATCTGATTGACTTCGGTGGACTGGGGTTCATTCAGATTGATACCGGGCGGATCGGAGGTATCTCCTCGGCGAAAAAGGTTGCGGAATATGCGGAGAAAACGGGAATAACCTATGTGAACCACACTTTCACCACCTCGCTTGCGCTGTCCGCATCGATTCAGCCGTTTGCCGGTTTGCGGAGTTCTTCCTGGTGTGAGTTCCCGGTCGAGAGCGCCGCGCCTTCGCGCCGGCTGACCAAGGTACGGATTATGCCGGATGCCGATGGCGAGATTCTTCTGCCGGATATGCCGGGGCTGGGCTGTGAGATTGATCTGAGTACCATTGAACGTTTCGGGCGCGAAGTCACCATCCAATATGAAGGGGAAACCTTATGGAAAGCCAGATGA
- a CDS encoding dihydrodipicolinate synthase family protein, whose protein sequence is MREIQILVPPVAVLRNGELYEAGMTRYFLWMAGHGISGLFLNGSTGEFTILSDEQKVETVRIARRAVESKMFLIAGAIAGSPELVCGLAARYKEAGADAVAVCPPPFFRHGQPGIIRFMREVADRSVLPVYLYDIPAFTSPMSFDTIVQLSSHRNICGLKDSSRDFARFEGLLSTIKAQRPEFRIYTGSEELLLVSLVMGADGATVATGGIEPDRIMEIVRAWRAGDLNRARQVQSELLPLIRSWFAEDFPEGFRKAVAAKGFL, encoded by the coding sequence ATGAGAGAGATTCAGATCCTTGTGCCGCCTGTTGCCGTACTCCGGAACGGCGAACTGTACGAAGCCGGTATGACCCGTTATTTCCTGTGGATGGCCGGTCACGGCATCAGCGGGCTTTTCCTGAACGGAAGCACCGGGGAATTCACGATCCTTTCCGATGAACAGAAAGTTGAAACGGTCCGGATTGCGCGGCGTGCCGTGGAGTCGAAGATGTTTCTGATTGCCGGCGCAATTGCAGGTTCCCCGGAACTTGTCTGCGGGCTGGCGGCACGTTATAAGGAAGCCGGCGCCGATGCCGTTGCGGTCTGCCCGCCGCCGTTTTTCCGGCATGGCCAGCCGGGAATCATCCGGTTCATGCGTGAAGTCGCAGATCGTTCCGTTCTTCCGGTTTATCTTTATGATATTCCCGCATTCACTTCCCCGATGTCATTTGACACCATCGTACAGTTGTCTTCCCACCGCAATATATGCGGGTTGAAGGACAGTTCCCGCGATTTCGCCCGTTTTGAAGGGCTTCTGAGCACAATAAAGGCACAACGGCCGGAATTCAGAATTTATACGGGATCGGAGGAGCTTCTGCTGGTCAGCCTGGTTATGGGCGCCGACGGTGCGACTGTTGCTACCGGCGGAATTGAGCCGGACAGAATCATGGAGATCGTCCGCGCCTGGCGTGCCGGGGATCTAAACCGTGCCAGGCAGGTGCAGTCGGAGCTTCTTCCCCTGATCCGGTCCTGGTTTGCCGAAGATTTCCCGGAGGGCTTCCGGAAGGCTGTTGCGGCGAAAGGTTTTCTCTGA
- a CDS encoding transposase domain-containing protein yields MAIIRKNCLFAGNEAGGQRLAILYSFAATCKANGICFRKWLEDVLPRLNSTPAGQIDSLIPKGEVK; encoded by the coding sequence ATTGCGATCATCCGAAAGAACTGCCTCTTTGCCGGAAACGAAGCCGGTGGGCAGCGTCTCGCAATCCTGTATTCATTCGCCGCAACATGCAAAGCGAACGGCATCTGCTTTCGCAAATGGCTCGAAGACGTTCTGCCGCGTTTGAATTCCACTCCGGCAGGACAGATTGATTCGCTGATCCCCAAGGGAGAAGTAAAATAG